Proteins encoded by one window of Armatimonadia bacterium:
- a CDS encoding NAD-dependent epimerase/dehydratase family protein has product MATVLVTGAAGYLGSHVADALIARGDRVIGLDNFDPVYPRSVKEANLAQAKAGPGFCLVEADILCADRLGEVFTRYRPDSVMHLAARGGVRESIRQPAEYLSVNVQGTLNVLQAAAEAEVLRFVFASSSSVYGIGTPTPFSEDALLNHPASPYAASKIAAEAYCHVYHHLRGLPVVVARIFNPVGPRQRPGMAIRKFARRMMEGLPIPVYGDGSTSRDYTSVHDMVRGLLMCLEVDRDDETINLGHCEPVALRDLIACLEECLGVKARLERMPEQPGDVPVTCADLRKAERLLGWVPEIPYQQAVAEFVDWYRVAGEVCEDSPEG; this is encoded by the coding sequence TTGGCGACGGTTCTGGTCACCGGCGCTGCCGGGTATCTCGGGTCACATGTGGCTGATGCCCTGATCGCCCGCGGGGACAGGGTGATTGGGCTGGACAACTTCGACCCGGTCTACCCGCGCTCGGTGAAGGAAGCGAACCTTGCGCAGGCGAAGGCCGGCCCGGGGTTCTGCCTGGTCGAAGCCGACATACTCTGCGCCGACCGCCTGGGTGAGGTCTTCACTCGGTATCGGCCTGACAGCGTCATGCACCTCGCCGCCCGTGGTGGTGTGCGGGAGTCGATCCGGCAGCCGGCGGAGTACCTGTCGGTCAACGTCCAGGGAACCCTGAACGTGCTCCAGGCAGCCGCTGAGGCTGAGGTGTTACGCTTCGTCTTTGCTTCCTCCTCGTCGGTGTATGGGATCGGGACGCCAACTCCCTTCTCTGAGGACGCCCTTCTGAACCATCCAGCGTCTCCCTATGCGGCCTCGAAGATCGCGGCGGAGGCCTACTGCCACGTCTACCACCATCTGCGCGGTCTGCCCGTGGTAGTCGCACGCATCTTCAATCCCGTGGGCCCCCGACAACGTCCGGGCATGGCGATCCGCAAGTTCGCTCGCAGGATGATGGAGGGGCTGCCGATTCCCGTCTATGGGGATGGCTCGACCAGCCGTGACTACACCTCCGTGCATGACATGGTACGCGGTCTACTGATGTGCCTTGAGGTTGACCGTGACGACGAGACCATCAACCTGGGGCACTGTGAGCCGGTGGCTCTGCGCGACCTGATCGCATGCCTGGAGGAGTGTCTGGGAGTGAAGGCGCGGCTGGAGAGGATGCCGGAGCAGCCCGGCGACGTGCCGGTGACCTGCGCCGACCTCCGCAAGGCGGAGCGGCTGCTGGGCTGGGTGCCGGAGATACCCTACCAGCAGGCCGTTGCGGAGTTTGTGGACTGGTACCGGGTGGCAGGCGAAGTCTGCGAAGACAGCCCCGAGGGGTAG
- a CDS encoding DUF1559 domain-containing protein, with protein MSKRNGFTLIELLVVIAIIAILAAILFPVFARAREKARQVTCASNLRQLGLSLTMYLSDYEDTFPYHLIAVGMSSTYVNWLSSLDAYTRNHRIYECPTNKPDTYSGPTDLTLSYVWNRDLNGRWASEIDDPSVLICSLDGMQVSCSYTGNDTFRDTDGTDYTEDPNHGASPHRTIFSRHNGGGNCLFLDGHCKWLKSTHVREHLQVR; from the coding sequence TTGTCGAAGCGGAACGGTTTCACACTGATCGAACTACTGGTTGTCATCGCCATCATCGCCATCCTCGCCGCCATCCTCTTCCCCGTTTTCGCCAGGGCGCGCGAGAAGGCGCGGCAAGTCACCTGCGCCTCGAACCTGCGTCAGCTCGGTCTGTCCCTCACGATGTACCTATCCGACTACGAGGACACCTTCCCCTACCATCTCATCGCCGTCGGGATGTCCTCGACCTATGTCAACTGGCTGAGCAGTCTCGACGCCTACACCCGCAACCACCGCATCTACGAGTGCCCGACCAACAAGCCTGACACCTACTCCGGTCCCACCGACCTCACGCTCTCCTATGTCTGGAACCGCGATCTGAACGGCCGCTGGGCGAGCGAGATCGACGACCCTTCTGTTCTCATCTGCAGCCTCGACGGCATGCAGGTCTCCTGTTCGTACACCGGCAACGACACCTTCCGCGACACAGACGGCACGGACTACACCGAGGACCCCAATCACGGGGCGAGTCCACACCGCACGATCTTCTCCCGCCACAACGGCGGCGGCAACTGCCTCTTCCTCGACGGACACTGCAAGTGGCTCAAGTCCACGCACGTCCGTGAGCACTTGCAGGTCCGATAG
- the rplU gene encoding 50S ribosomal protein L21 encodes MYAIFEAGGRQHRAETGKVVKMDRLDAQTGDTVEFDKVLAVFDGDDAKLGEPYLSGVKVVGRVMQQGRDRKIIVFKYKPKSGWKRTRGHRQHFTQVQITEIAG; translated from the coding sequence ATGTACGCAATCTTCGAAGCAGGCGGTCGTCAGCACCGCGCAGAGACCGGCAAGGTTGTCAAGATGGACCGCCTGGACGCCCAGACCGGGGACACCGTCGAGTTTGACAAGGTGCTAGCCGTCTTCGACGGTGACGACGCGAAGCTTGGCGAGCCCTATCTGTCCGGCGTCAAGGTCGTTGGTCGCGTCATGCAGCAGGGCCGCGATCGCAAAATCATTGTCTTCAAGTACAAACCCAAGAGCGGCTGGAAGCGCACGCGGGGTCATCGGCAGCACTTCACCCAGGTTCAGATCACTGAGATCGCCGGGTAG
- the rpmA gene encoding 50S ribosomal protein L27, with the protein MAHKKGAGSSKNGRDSQPQMLGVKVYAGQTIRAGGIILRQRGSKFVEGENVGRGKDDTLFALVDGTVQFRTKAGDKKHVEVVPAATS; encoded by the coding sequence ATGGCACATAAAAAGGGAGCGGGTAGTTCCAAAAACGGTCGCGACAGCCAGCCGCAGATGCTGGGTGTGAAGGTGTACGCAGGGCAGACAATCCGGGCCGGCGGCATCATCCTGCGCCAGCGCGGCAGCAAGTTTGTTGAGGGCGAGAACGTCGGTCGCGGCAAGGACGACACCTTGTTCGCCCTGGTCGACGGCACTGTGCAGTTCCGCACCAAGGCCGGCGACAAGAAGCACGTCGAGGTCGTTCCCGCAGCCACCTCCTAG
- the obgE gene encoding GTPase ObgE, whose protein sequence is MFLDTAEITVRSGRGGNGAVALRHEAHMPRGGPSGGDGGRGGSVYLRVDGSKRTLIDFRYKTIFAAVHGRHGSGAEKTGKSARDLYIPVPPGTMIYDVDTGEQLADLVNAGDTLLAARGGRGGRGNASFATPSRQTPRFAEMGEKAEERRLRVEMKLIADVGIVGFPNAGKSTLISCISAARPKIASYPFTTLQPNLGVVEASGGRSFVVADVPGLIEGAHEGIGLGHEFLRHVERTRMLVHVVDIAGTDGRDPAEDYETINRELHLHDERLSELPQFVALNKMDVLQDPEAVARVRSLAERDGRQCFQISGVTHQGVETLVNEVARKLDEIAPVDEFADKKVKPRKFEAPLPPVHRLEVRRMAPNVYVVRGSEVEAIIQRVNLESQYGVEWFHTQLDEMGILEQLDALGAEPGDTVFVGDIELEYGMG, encoded by the coding sequence ATGTTTCTGGATACTGCTGAAATCACGGTGCGCTCGGGACGTGGTGGGAACGGCGCTGTCGCACTGCGGCATGAAGCTCACATGCCGCGAGGCGGGCCTTCTGGTGGCGATGGGGGCCGTGGCGGCAGTGTCTACCTGCGGGTGGACGGTAGCAAGCGGACGCTGATCGACTTCCGCTACAAGACGATTTTTGCGGCCGTTCACGGCAGGCATGGCTCGGGTGCAGAGAAGACGGGCAAGTCAGCCCGTGACCTGTACATCCCGGTTCCTCCCGGGACGATGATATATGACGTGGATACCGGGGAACAGCTCGCAGACCTGGTAAACGCCGGCGACACTCTACTGGCGGCGCGAGGTGGTCGTGGCGGGCGTGGCAACGCGTCCTTCGCGACTCCCTCTCGGCAGACGCCTCGTTTCGCTGAGATGGGGGAGAAGGCGGAGGAACGTCGGCTGCGCGTCGAGATGAAGCTGATTGCGGACGTGGGTATCGTTGGCTTCCCGAATGCCGGCAAGTCCACACTCATCAGTTGCATCTCGGCGGCCAGACCGAAGATCGCGTCCTATCCCTTCACGACGCTGCAGCCCAACCTCGGCGTCGTAGAGGCCTCGGGTGGCAGGTCCTTCGTGGTTGCCGACGTGCCCGGGCTGATCGAGGGAGCTCATGAGGGCATCGGCCTGGGTCACGAGTTCCTGCGGCATGTCGAGCGCACGCGGATGCTTGTGCATGTGGTCGACATCGCCGGCACCGATGGGCGCGACCCCGCTGAGGACTACGAAACGATCAACCGCGAGCTCCACCTCCACGACGAGCGACTGAGCGAGTTGCCGCAGTTTGTGGCCCTGAACAAGATGGATGTCTTGCAGGACCCCGAGGCGGTGGCTCGGGTACGGTCTCTCGCCGAGCGGGACGGCAGGCAGTGCTTCCAGATCTCCGGCGTGACCCATCAGGGCGTTGAGACGCTCGTGAACGAGGTGGCCCGAAAGCTCGACGAAATCGCGCCTGTCGACGAGTTCGCCGACAAGAAGGTCAAGCCCCGCAAGTTCGAAGCGCCACTGCCGCCGGTGCACCGTCTGGAAGTCCGACGGATGGCTCCGAACGTTTACGTCGTTCGAGGGTCGGAAGTTGAGGCGATCATCCAGAGGGTGAACCTGGAGTCGCAGTACGGCGTCGAGTGGTTCCACACGCAACTGGACGAGATGGGGATTCTGGAGCAGCTCGATGCGCTGGGCGCTGAGCCTGGGGACACGGTCTTCGTGGGGGATATCGAGCTCGAGTACGGTATGGGGTAG
- the ftsA gene encoding cell division protein FtsA, with protein MRRDPIVAGIDVGTTKICTVIGRPTPRGALDVLGVGLYPSDGLRRGVVVDRELTVNSIRESVAAAERMADVKIAGAYVGITGDHIQCTNVTGRVRTGSTAEVTAEDVEKVIQSARDSVALPSDRQVVHTIVRDFVLDGQKGVRRPIGMSATHLDAEVHVVTGMASMIWNVEKCVVEGGVEVQQSVLEPIATGHAVLTEVEKDLGVILIDIGGGTTDIAAFENGSICHSSAIPVAGNHLTRDIARVLHISLEDAEALKCRFGRALAEMASADDYVQITLTGTGETERIPQKLISEIIEPRLEEIFTLTKSDLKRAGVYRSLNGGVVISGGGAQLSEAWRLASTVLDGLPVRVGSPRNLVGLAESVATPAHATGVGLAIQAAEEGADATAGAVAEGFSVRQLMHRARAWWQDFAPRFQNAALRVTRRY; from the coding sequence GTGCGCCGGGACCCTATTGTAGCCGGCATCGACGTCGGGACCACCAAAATCTGTACCGTCATCGGACGTCCCACACCCCGTGGCGCCCTGGACGTGTTGGGGGTTGGCCTGTACCCCTCAGACGGCCTGCGACGCGGCGTCGTCGTTGACCGTGAACTTACCGTCAACTCGATTCGGGAGTCCGTTGCGGCAGCCGAACGCATGGCAGATGTGAAGATCGCGGGTGCCTACGTGGGCATCACCGGCGACCACATCCAGTGCACCAATGTGACTGGCCGCGTGCGCACCGGCAGCACGGCCGAGGTCACGGCCGAGGACGTCGAGAAGGTCATCCAGAGCGCGCGCGACAGTGTGGCCCTGCCTTCGGATCGGCAGGTCGTGCACACGATCGTGCGCGATTTCGTTCTCGACGGCCAGAAGGGCGTCCGGCGTCCGATTGGGATGTCGGCGACGCACCTGGACGCTGAAGTGCACGTCGTCACGGGCATGGCGAGCATGATCTGGAACGTCGAGAAGTGCGTGGTTGAGGGTGGCGTCGAGGTTCAGCAAAGCGTCCTCGAGCCGATCGCGACCGGCCATGCGGTGCTTACCGAGGTCGAAAAGGACCTTGGCGTGATCCTGATCGACATCGGGGGCGGCACCACCGACATCGCCGCCTTCGAGAACGGGTCAATCTGCCACTCCTCGGCGATTCCCGTGGCCGGAAACCACCTGACGAGGGACATCGCGCGCGTCCTGCACATCAGCCTGGAGGACGCTGAGGCCCTGAAATGCCGGTTCGGTCGCGCGCTGGCCGAGATGGCTTCTGCGGACGACTATGTTCAGATCACGCTGACGGGAACCGGGGAGACCGAGCGGATCCCCCAGAAGCTCATCTCCGAGATCATCGAGCCACGCCTGGAAGAGATCTTCACCCTCACCAAGAGCGACCTGAAGCGTGCGGGTGTGTACCGCTCGCTCAACGGCGGCGTAGTGATCTCGGGTGGCGGTGCGCAGTTGAGTGAGGCATGGCGGCTTGCCTCGACGGTGCTCGACGGCCTGCCGGTACGTGTCGGGTCACCGCGTAACCTCGTCGGGCTGGCAGAGAGCGTGGCGACACCCGCGCATGCAACGGGCGTTGGTCTGGCGATTCAGGCGGCCGAAGAGGGCGCTGACGCAACGGCCGGCGCGGTCGCGGAAGGCTTCTCGGTGCGGCAGCTGATGCACCGAGCACGAGCCTGGTGGCAAGACTTCGCTCCACGGTTTCAGAATGCTGCGCTTCGGGTGACGCGCCGCTACTGA
- a CDS encoding uroporphyrinogen decarboxylase family protein: protein MPTEMTSRERFACVYRHEEPDRLPMHDSPWASTVERWHREGLPAGVSPAQFFGWDAQGSIGHDNSPRYPVQTLEETADYTIHTTLWGTTLKNWRSHGGVPEFLDFTIKDHDSWAEAKQRMTPSPERVDWATLERNYPQWQAQGAWIVAGAWFGYDVFASWICGYERILMALIEDPDWVRDMIETALELNLKMLEMIWDRGYHFDVVRWPDDMGYRNGLLFSVDTYRRVVKPAQKRMIDWCHNRGVRAMLHSCGNVMELIPEWVEIGLDALQPLEQKAGMDALAIKAKWGDKLTIEGGIDVRNMTDGARLEEEIRTKLAILKQGGGYIFHSDHSVPETVSFADYCRVMELARWYGRY from the coding sequence ATGCCGACCGAGATGACTTCGCGCGAGCGTTTTGCCTGTGTCTACCGTCACGAGGAGCCCGACCGGCTGCCCATGCATGACAGCCCCTGGGCCTCGACCGTCGAGCGCTGGCACCGGGAGGGCTTGCCGGCAGGCGTCTCACCGGCCCAGTTCTTCGGCTGGGACGCGCAGGGCTCCATCGGCCACGACAACAGCCCGCGCTATCCTGTGCAGACGCTCGAGGAGACCGCAGACTACACGATCCACACTACCCTCTGGGGAACGACCCTCAAGAATTGGCGCAGCCACGGTGGTGTCCCCGAGTTCCTCGACTTCACGATCAAGGACCACGACTCCTGGGCCGAAGCGAAACAGCGCATGACACCCTCGCCGGAGCGAGTGGACTGGGCGACCCTCGAACGCAACTACCCGCAATGGCAGGCCCAGGGCGCCTGGATCGTCGCGGGAGCCTGGTTCGGCTATGACGTCTTCGCCAGTTGGATCTGCGGCTACGAGCGGATTCTGATGGCGCTGATCGAGGACCCCGACTGGGTCCGCGACATGATCGAGACGGCGCTCGAACTCAACCTCAAGATGCTCGAGATGATCTGGGATCGCGGCTACCACTTCGACGTCGTCCGCTGGCCCGATGATATGGGCTACCGCAATGGTCTCCTCTTCTCCGTGGACACCTACCGCAGAGTAGTGAAGCCGGCCCAGAAGCGCATGATCGACTGGTGCCACAATCGTGGCGTCCGGGCGATGCTCCACTCCTGCGGGAACGTCATGGAGCTCATCCCGGAGTGGGTCGAGATCGGCCTAGACGCGCTGCAGCCGCTGGAGCAGAAGGCCGGTATGGATGCCCTTGCGATCAAGGCCAAGTGGGGCGACAAGCTCACGATTGAGGGCGGCATCGATGTGCGGAACATGACCGACGGGGCACGCCTTGAGGAGGAGATCCGCACCAAGCTCGCGATCCTCAAGCAGGGCGGAGGCTACATCTTCCACTCCGACCACTCCGTGCCCGAGACCGTCAGCTTTGCCGACTACTGCCGCGTGATGGAGCTGGCGAGGTGGTACGGTCGCTACTAG